From one Plasmodium yoelii strain 17X genome assembly, chromosome: 12 genomic stretch:
- a CDS encoding protein phosphatase 2B: MEPLPDPKNDRQIKDVEPPPSKPLNTQLLYPNGIDGAPDYKTLMHHLRKEGRIKKEDCLDIIKKVIDIVSNEPNLLRLQDPITIVGDIHGQYYDLLKLLEVGGNPDNTQFLFLGDYVDRGSFSIEVLLLLYALKINFPDKIWLIRGNHECRQMTTFFNFRDECEYKYDIVVYYAFMESFDTLPLSAVINGKFLGVHGGLSPELILLNQICAFTRFQEPPRSGIFCDILWADPIDEDKEEHTIQQELYFPNDIRGCSYFFGYNAATSFLEKNGLLSIIRAHEAQLEGYKMHQTNLKTGFPTVITIFSAPNYCDVYNNKGAVLKFDSNTLNIQQFSFSPHPYHLPNFMNLFTWSIPFVSEKVTEIIYSILNSSINNSNDDMNNIILPPEILQILSYIEDNNKKLNINDQNKNSNMHEGLLKDDSFNNNTNYVDNQNLKTNEEIQTSRDKADALRKKVQSIGRLMRVFRTLRKENELIVQLKGCSPGYKIPVGLLLSGKEGLENELEKFTKAKEIDSINEKRPSNE, translated from the exons atggaaCCTTTACCAGATCCAAAAAATGACAGACAAATAAAAGATGTCGAGCCTCCCCCATCAAAA CCACTTAATACGCAACTCCTGTACCCAAATGGAATAGACGGGGCTCCAGATTATAAAACATTGATGCACCATTTAAGAAAAGAAGGtcgaataaaaaaagaagattgtttagatataataaaaaaagttatagATATAGTTAGTAATGAACCCAATTTATTAAGACTACAAGATCCTATTACAATAGTTGGAGATATTCATGGACAATATTATGAtttgttaaaattattagaaGTTGGAGGAAATCCTGATAAtacacaatttttatttttaggaGATTATGTAGATAGAGGATCATTTAGTATCGAAgtcttattattattatatgcattaaaaataaatttcccAGATAAAATATGGTTAATTCGAGGAAATCATGAATGTAGGCAAATgacaacattttttaattttagagATGAatgtgaatataaatatgatatagTAGTATATTATGCATTTATGGAATCATTTGATACTTTACCATTATCTGCAGTAATAAATGGAAAATTTTTAGGAGTACATGGTGGATTATCACCTGAACTTATTCTTTTAAATCAAATATGTGCATTCACTAGATTTCAGGAACCACCACGATCAGGAATATTTTGTGATATACTTTGGGCTGATCCTATTGATGAAGATAAAGAAGAACATACAATTCAACaagaattatattttccaaaTGATATAAGAGGATGTAGCTATTTTTTTGGATATAATGCTGCAACAtcttttttagaaaaaaatggattatTATCAATTATAAGAGCACATGAAGCTCAATTAGAAGgttataaaatgcatcaaacaaatttaaaaacagGATTTCCTACAGTTATAACTATTTTTTCGGCTCCAAATTATTGTgatgtatataataacaaaGGAGCTGTGCTAAAATTTGATAGTAACACATTAAATATACAACAATTTAGTTTTTCACCACATCCATATCATTTACcaaattttatgaatctatTTACATGGTCAATACCATTTGTTAGTGAAAAAGTAACAGAAATAATTTACTCAATTCTAAATTCTAGCATTAATAATTCAAATGATGATatgaataatattattttaccTCCTGaaattttacaaatattaagttatattgaagataataataaaaagttaaatataaatgatcaaaataaaaattcaaatatgCATGAAGGATTATTAAAAGATGActcatttaataataatacaaattatgtagataatcaaaatttaaaaacaaatgaaGAAATACAAACTTCAAGAGATAAAGCTGATGCTTTAAGGAAAAAAGTACAATCTATTGGAAGATTAATGAGAGTTTTTAGAACTCTtagaaaagaaaatgaattaatTGTTCAACTTAAAGGTTGTAGTCCTGGTTATAAAATTCCAGTTGGTTTATTATTAAGTGGAAAAGAGGGTTTAGAAAATGAACTtgaaaaatttacaaaagcAAAAGAAATTGATAGTATAAATGAAAAGAGACCATCAAATGAATAA